GGCAGAGACCCACCTCCGCACTTGGAGAAATCCTTAACAAGATAAACCTCAACTTCTGGAAGAGCTTTCTTTATGGCTCTTAGAAGTCTCAGTGCACGCCTTTTTAGTTCTGAGGCTTTGTAAGTTAGCATCTTAAATATGGGGATGTCCCAGTATCTTTCTTCAAGATAAAGCCTTAGCGTCATTTCAAGCGCTGCCAGTGTCATTTTGTCTATCCTGACTATCCTGCTGAGGGGATTTTTCCTTATGGGTTCTATAAGGTCTTTTTTGCCTATGATGATGCCTGCCTGAGGACCACCTAAGAGTTTGTCTGCACTTCCCGAAACTATGTGTATGCCTTTTTGTATGGAGCTTTTAAAGTCAGGCTCTTGGGAGTTTATACCCAACTTTTTTATGTCAATTAGCATCCCGCTACCAGCATCGTAATAGACGGGCAGTCCAAAAGTCAGAAGCTCTTCTGGTTTGACTTCTTCCACAAACCCTTCCATGTAAAAGTTGCTTCTGTGAACTTTCATAAGCAGAGCCGTGTTTTGATTTATTGCTATCTGGTAATCTTTTAGTTTTGTTTTGTTGGTGGTACCTACTTCTATCAGTTTTGCACCGCTTGCTCTCATTATGTCAGGTATGCGAAAACTTCCACCTATCTCCACAAGCTCCCCCCTTGAAACCACCACCTCCTTACCGCTGGCTAAGGTATTAAGCACCAAAAAAACTGCGCTTGCATTGTTGTTTACCACAAAAGCCGACTCACAACCTGTAAGATGGATAAGGTAATCCTCCACAAGCTTTGACCTTGAACCTCTCTTTCCCTCCTCAAGGTCATACTCCAAGTTAGAGTAGCCTGTTGCTATGTGTTTTACGAACTGTCCCACCTCCTCGGCAAGTGGCGACCTTCCCAAATTGGTGTTTATTACCACACCAGTGGCGTTTATAACCCTTCTTAGCTGGGTTTGAACCCTCCTTTTTATACTCTCCTCTACAAGCGTGTGGAGGTCTTCCAAGCTGTTCCTTTTGCCCTCCTTTATCTCCTGACGCACCCGCTCCAGCACCTCCTTTATGGCTCTTTTGGCATAAACCTCCGGATACTTATCTTTGTATAACTCTAAAAGCTTAGACACCTGTGGTAGGGATCTGAGAAGGTCCTCCTTCATCTTATAAACCTCCTCACATCACCTTCTCTCACAGTCAAGCCCTTTCTGTCCATATACTCCAGCAGGGGTATGAGATACTTTCTTGTAAGTCCAAGCCTTTCCTTAGCCTGCTGGACGCTAAAAGTCTCCCCTATCTGCCTTAGCTTTTCCACCAGCTCTTTAAACAAAGTATCACCTATGTAAAGGAACTCCCCCAAGCTGTGTATGTATCCTTTCTTTATAGCTATAGGAAGCAGGTCTTTAAAATCAACAAGCTCCTTCTCTTCCTTTATTTGGCTTTTCACGGTTTCCATAAGTCTTTTAAAACTCTCAAGCTCTTCAACTTTTGATTTTTTCTCACTCAGAAGGTAATCCTCTACTATTTTAAGGTCCTTCCTCTCCTTGAGAAGATAACTTAGCACATCCTCCTCCAGCCTTAGCTTGCTCTTTAACTGTGCAAGCTTTACCATACCACCCTGTTTTTCAAGAAACTCTGTAAGCTTTTCCTGAACTTCTTTTAAAATACCTTGGGAGTAAATACGGTCATTTATGCGTACCCCCGCTACGTGTTGAGGATTTACAGCCCTTCCTAAGGATGCGCTTATATCTTTTATCTTCAATCCCTTTATTCCAGCCTCCAGCATCTGATAGCTTATCAGGTCATCCCTGAGAAGATTTATATGATTTCTTATAAAGCTTTTGGAAATCCTTTTGGGAATGGGGTCAAGGACGGTAAAGCTTCCTGCGTGTCTGCCAGAAGTATCAAGCACCGGACCCCTATCACCTCTCACACACACAACCTTTTGAGAGAGTCTAACTAAATAGACATCTTCTTGCACATGCCTTAAAAGTCCCAGCACGCCTCTCATGCCAAAAAAGAAAATGTACTCTTTGCCTGGCTTTAGACCTTCCGCGGATACAAGCACCACATTAGTTTTCCCAAGTTCATCCTTTTTTACAAGCCAGAAGCCCCTCTCTACAAGCTTGGCCTCCATTTCAGGAATGTTTAATGCAAGCCTCTCTCCCGCTCTGCCCTCTTTAACAAACCTGCCGTGATTCTGTATCTTCCTTACCCTGCCCAAAAGCCCAACAGGTTCCAGGCTTAGAGTATCACCCTCTCTTACCGTACCTGCCACACAGCTACCTCTAAGCACAGTCCCATAGCCTTTCACATGGAAGGCTGAGTCTATATTCATCCTGAAGAAGGCCTGACAGTCAGGCTCTTTTATATTCCTCACATAGCTGTATATCCCCTCTTTTAGCTCCTCAAGTCCACTTTTTTGGACAGAAGAAACAGGATAAAAACCAAAACACTTTATACCCTCTTTGCTTAGTAGTCTCTCTGTCTCTTCTCTTACAATTTCCACAAGCAGATGTTCGCATCTGTCTATTTTGGTAAGCACCACCAAGCAGTGGTCTATCCCAAAGCTTTTCATAAGCTTTATGTGTTCTTCTGTTTGAGGCATTGGACCCTCACTGGCATCTATCACCAAAAGAACCCCCTGCACACTTGAAAGCCCTGCTATGGCATTTCTTATAAACCTTTCGTGTCCTGGGATATCTATGATCTCAACTCTTACACCATCAAAGTCAAGAAAGGCAAAACCTATGTCTATGCTCATACCTCTCTCTTTCTCCTCTGGCAGTCTGTCCGTATCTATGCTGGTGAGTGCTTTTATCAGAGATGTCTTGCCATGGTCTACATGCCCAGCAGTTGCCAAAGTTATGTATCTCATGACTTTTAAGTTAAGCTCTCCACATCCACCCTGTAGTCAGACTTTTCAAGGGAGGCAAGGCTCTCTGGCAAGGTTTTTAGCTCTTCCATCAAAAGCTCTCTTATATCTTTGAGCGTAGGGAGTGGTTTTTTGAGCGTGCCTTTGTCTACCACCAGCTCCACAAGACCCCCCTCTCTGTACTTGACTACCTGATCGTAGGACATCTTTCCGTCCGAATAATGCCTTATTATCTGCCTTTTGTAAGGGAAGGTGGCTTTGCCTGGGCTTAGCTTATACTTGGGTTTTCCCTCATACTCCACCAGCTTGTAAGCTATGTCAAGATATGGGGCATCTTCGGAGGTAATAAACTTGGTGCCTACGCCAAAGGCATCTATGGGACATCCTGCAGAGAGCCATCTGTTTATATCATACTCGTCAACACCACCGCTCACTACAATCTTTACATCCCTATAGCCTTCCCTGTCAAATATTTCTCTGACAGCCTTTGAAAGCTCCTCTATGTCTCCACTGTCAAGCCTCACGCCAACAACCTTCACACCTTCCTTCATGAGCTTTACAGCCTTTTTGGCTCCCTCTATGGTATCGTATGTGTCTATAAGAAGCACAGTTCTTTCTGGAAAGGACCTTGCAAAGGCTCTGAAGGCTTCTATCTCTTCATCAAAGACCATTACGAAGGAGTGAGCCATAGTACCAAAAACGGGTATACCGAACTTCATTCCAGCAAGTAGGTTTGATGTACCACTAAAACCAGCTATATAGCTTGCTCTCGCTGCATAAAGCCCAGCCTCTGGCATGTGTGCCCTTCTGAGACCAAAGTCTATTAAGCCTTTACCTCTTGAAACCAAGTAGCTCCTCACCGCCTTTGAAGCTGAGAGCGTTTGAAAGTGTATTATGTTTATGACCAGAGTTTCCAGAATCTGCACATCTGGTAGAGGACCCTCCACTTGAAGGATAGGCTCGTTTTGAAAAACTATCCTGCCCTCAGGTACCGCATACAAGCTTCCCCTAAATTGATACTCTCTCAAGTAATCAAGAAAGCTATCTTTGAACATGTTGAGACTTCTAAGATACATTAACTCTTCATCACCAAACCTGAACCTCTCCATGTAATCTATGAGCGTCTCAAGTCCGCATGAAACTAAAAAGTTTCTGTTTTTGGGAAGCTTTCTTACAAATAGACTAAAAACAGCATTACCAACTTTTGAGTTTTCCAAGTAGCTCTGAGCCATAGTAAGCTCATAGAGGTCTGTGATTAAAGCAGTGGATAGCATAGATAAATTATAAGGCTTTGGCTACAAAGAAGGCGTGCACCTCCAAAGCTCCCACCATCAGTGAAAGCTCTGCCAATCTTGTTATGGTGGCACCAGTTGTCAGAACATCGTCAAATATCAGCACCTTCTTGTTTTCTAAAAGGTCAATAGCCTCATCCTTAAGAAGATGAGTCTGCACCACCTTTAACCTCTCCTCTTTTTTTAATCCTGCGGAAGGAGCTTGAAAACCAACTCTTTTAAATACGCTTATGTAAGGCACTTCAGCACCCTTTAGTATCTCCTCAGCGTGGTTAAAACCCCTTGACCAGTAGCGCCTTAAATTTATAGCAGGAGTGGTTATAATGTCTGGCTTTGTGCTGTCTATATACTCCCACAGGTAAGGAGCTATTACCTTCCCCAGCCAGTGTGCAAGAGGGATGTTAGCATTAAACTTTATGCTGAGTATCACATCCTTTAGAGTGCCTTCGTACAATCCAAACACCCTGTAGGATTTTACATAATCCAATCTTTTGTACTCAGCAGGATGGTGAGGTTTTAAGCTGTTTATGCAATTCTCGCATACAAAACCTTGTTGCCAAGAAGATATCTTACCACCACAGGAGATACAATCCTCCTGACACATACCGAGAGATTTTATAAGCTCTGCAAAAAACCTTATCACCTTTATAATTTTACTGATGTTCAGGGAGAAGATAAAAAGGTTCCACTTTGTAGGTATTGGTGGTATAGGCATGAGCGGAATAGCTCAGGTTCTTCTGGAGATGGGCTACGAGGTCTCTGGTTCTGATATCAGAGAAAACAAAAACACGGAGCTTTTAAGGAAAAAAGGCGCCAGAGTATTTATCGGGCACCGGGCTGAGAATGTTAACAGTGTGGATGTGGTGATCTACTCTTCCGCTGTGTCCGAAAGCAATCCAGAAATAGTGCAAGCCAAGAAAATGGGCATACCCGTAATACCAAGGGGTGATATGCTGGCAGAGCTTTTCAGGCTCAAAGAAGGAATAGCTGTTTGTGGCTCTCACGGAAAGACAACCACCACATCTATGATAGCTCACATGGTTCACGAAGCTGGCTACGACCCAACTGTGATAATAGGAGGAGTGCTCCAAAAGTTTGGTAGCAACGCAAGACTCGGTAAAGACCAGCTCATCATATCAGAAGCGGATGAAAGCGATGGCTCCTTTTTGAAGCTTCTTCCAACCGTAGCGGTGATTACCAACATAGACAGAGAGCACCTGGGATACTATAAGGACCTTGATGAGATAAAGAGTGCCTTTCTGAGGTTTGCCAACAGCGTCCCCTTTTATGGGTTCTGTGTTATGAACGCAGATGACGAAAACTCAAGGGAGGTGATGAAAAGTGTTAAGGCACCTCTTATAACTTTTGGTATAGAAAGAGAAGCACATCTTATGGCAAGAAACCTGAGCTTAGAGGGAGGATGCTACAGTTTTGACCTCTTTTACGAAGGAAAACCGTTAACGAGGATACATATGTCCGTTGCAGGAAGGCACAACGTTTACAACGCTCTTGCAGGCATAGCGGTGTGCCTTCGTATGGGCATTTCGGTAAGCAACATAAAGAAAGCTTTAGAAAGCTTCAAAAATGCTGAAAGAAGGCTTGAGTTTAAGGGCTACTTTAAAGGTGCTGCCGTGTATGACGACTATGGGCACCATCCTACCGAGATAAGGGCTGTTATAAAAGCTTTGAGGGAGATGTATCTCCAAAGGCGTATTGTTCTTGTCTTTCAACCTCACAGATACTCAAGGACTTATTACCTTTTTAAGGATTTTGTGGAGGTTCTCAAAGAAGCCGATGTGTGCCTTTTGACAGACATATACTCAGCAGGTGAGGAAAACTCTTATGGGGTTTCCGCACAAGACCTTGCAAAAGCCGCAGGTTGTGCCTTCTTTGAAAACAAAGAGGAGCTTTTTGATGCTATAGAGAAAAAAGTAAAGGACGCGGATGTGATCCTCTTTATGGGTGCTGGAAGTATATCCCGCTGGTGTGAAGAGTTTTTGGAGACAGTCAAGATATGAAGGGTATATCTGGAAGGGATTGGCTAATACTGAGCCATCTTATAAAACCCCAAAGGCAGATGGAGGAAAAGTACGGATACTTGATAGCTCAGATACTTGCCAACAGAAACTTGGATGACAAGATTTTTGACAACCGGCTAAGGAATCTGCTTCCTTATCACCTCATACCCAACATAGAGCAAGCTGTGGAGAAGATAGCAAGGAGTGTAAAGGAAGGGAAGAGAATAGTTATATACGGGGACTACGATGTGGATGGTGTAACGGGAAGTGCCATCCTTTATGACTTTTTAAAAAAGGCCGGAGCTAAGGTCTATGCTGTGCTTCCCACAAGACAGACAGGCTACGGACTTAGAAAAGAGCTGGTGGAGACTTTTTCTAAGTATGCCCAGCTTCTGATCACCATTGATAACGGCACTACGGCTATTGAGGAACTCAAAGACCCTCCAATAGAAACCATAGTAGTGGACCATCACAATCCCCACGAAGAGCTTCCCAATGCGCTGGTTGTAAACCCAAAGATAGACGAAGGGTTACCCAACGAACTAAAGGAAATATCCTCGGTAGCCTTGAGCTTTTATTTGGTGGCAAGGCTCAGAAGAGAGCTGGAAGTAGATGTGGATGTAAGAGATTACCTTTACCTTACCTCCATAGGCACCATTGCAGATGTTATGCCACTCAATCCTCTGAATCGCATACTTGTATCCAACGGTATCAGGATGCTAAACTACATTGCATCAGGTGGGGAGACAAAAGCTTACGGTATAAAAGTTTTAATGGAGAGCATAGGCATAAGGGGCGAGGTCACCTCAAGGGACATAGCCTTCTCTATAGCTCCAAGGCTCAACGCACCGGGCAGAGTTTCAAAACCGAGTATAGCCATGAACTTGCTCCTATCAAAGGACGAAAATACTGCCAGAATGTGGCTTAAAAAAGTGGAAGAGGCAAACGAGCAGAGAAAGTATATCTCCAATGTAGCTTTTGAAAAAGCTATGAGTGAAATAACTTCCAAAAAGGATAGGAACTTTCTTGTGGTGCGTATGGGCGAGTGGGCAAGTGGAGTGGCTGGCATTGTGGCAGGCAAACTTTCAAGCATGCTTTCAAAACCTTCTGCGGTTTTTTCCGTAGGTAAAGACCTGGCAACCGCTTCCGTAAGAGGCGTGGAAGGTATAAATGTTTACGAGGGGCTAAAAAAGCTTTCACACATGTTTTTAAGGTGGGGAGGGCACACCAGCGCTGCAGGTCTAACCATAAGAAAAGAGCATCTGGACGAGTTTGAAATGATGATTGACCAAGTGTTTTCGGAAATAAAGGGAGAAGAACCAAGATTGTATATAGACATGATCCTGGACCCTACCCATGTGGATGAGGGTGTTCTCAGAAGTCTCAAGATGCTTGAACCTTACGGTGAAGGCTTTCCGCAGCCAGTGTTTGTATCCGAACCTCTGAGGATAGAGAAGATAGAGGAAAACAACGGTAGATGGCTTTTAAAAGCCCAGCCTAACATAAATTTCTTTGCTTACAATGTTCAATGGAGAAAGAACATAGAGAATATCCTTTTCTCAAAAAGAAGGGTAGTTTATACAGTAGATACCAGAAGGAGCAATTTTTTCAACCTTGTGGATGTGGAGGACTTAAATGGCTCTGGGTAAAAGCCACGACGCTGTAAATTTACTATTCCTTCCACTACCTCTTTACTTTTTACCCAAGGAGTTTTATATCCCCTTTACATTAGGCTATTTGATTGGCACCTTTTTCCTGTCTCCAGACCTTGACCTTAAGCACTCCAAGCCTTCCAGAAGGTGGAGGAGCTTAAAAGTTTTGTGGCTACCATATCAAAAAAGCTCAAGGCACAGAGGCATGAGCCATGTACCTATTTTGGGCACCTTCCTAAGGTTAATGTATTTGAACCTTCTGGTAGTTTTTCTTTACTTTGTAGCCATTGGCGTTTTGTATACTGTAAGCCCACATCTATCCTACCCGCTTTTGTCTTTTGACCTTAAAGCTTTCTTTGATCATCTTGCCAAAAGCGAGTCAAGCTTTTACTTTCTTTTGGGACTCTTCCTTTCTGAGGTCCTTCATATGCTTTTGGATGCCCTTTTTACTTTCAGACGTATCTTATAGCCTCCAGTAAACAAAACCCTCTTTAATGGCTGCATCTTTTTCGTAAATGCCTTTTATGTCCACAAGGATGTATGGCTCAGTCATTATTGCCTTGTAAAAGGAAAGGTCAAAACTCTCTAAAAATATGCTGTGTTTGACAGCTAAAAGGATACAGTCATAAGGTGCGTGCGCTTTTAAGTCCTTAAGAAGGTCTATACCGTACTCTTCCTTTACCTCCTTCTGGTTAGCCACAGGGTCGTATACATAAACCTCCATGCCGAACTCTTTTAGCTCCTTATAAAGTTCATAAACCTTGCTGTTTCTGATATCAGGTACATTCTCTTTAAAGGTTATGCCCATCAGCAAAACTTTTGCAGAATTTACCCTTTTACCGCTCTTTATGAGCAGTTTTACTGTCTGATAAGCTACATAGTAAGGCATGTTCTCATTTATCCTTCTTCCCGCCAGAATTAGCTCTGGCACATGTCCAGCCTCTAAGGATTTATGGGCAAGATAGTAGGGGTCTACAGGTATACAGTGTCCACCTACAAGTCCTGGCTCAAACCTCAAAAAGTTCCATTTGGTGCTTGCAGCTTTTAAAACTTCCTTTGTATCAATCCCCAACTTGTGAAATATTACAGAAAGCTCGTTCATGAGAGCTATGTTTATGTCTCTCTGTATGTTCTCTATGACCTTTGCAGCCTCTGCAGTCCTTATATCAGGTGCTCTGTAAACACCCACCTCTATGACTTTGCCATAAACCGATGCTATCAGCTCAAGGGTGCTCTCTGTATCTCCAGCCACCACCTTGACAATTTTTTCTATGGTATGCTCCTTATCACCAGGATTTACTCTCTCTGGTGAGTACCCTACAAAGAAGTCCCTCTTCCACTTTAATCCGCTCTCCTTCTCAAGTATAGGCACGCAGACTTCCTCGGTAGCTCCCGGATAAACGGTGGACTCATACACTACGACGCTACCTTTACTTAAATGCCTTCCTACAGTTTTAGAGGCTTCTTTCAGGAAAGAAAGGTCTGGATTTTTTAGCTTGTCAACAGGTGTGGGAACTGCCACCACTATAAACCTCGCTTCCGATATGCGTCTTTCGTCGCTGGTAAACTCTACACTGTGCTTAAGAAGGTCTTCTTTTTTTATCTCACCTGTGGTATCCACTCCGGAGAGAAGCTCGTCTATTCTTGATACCTTTTTATCGTAACCAACCACTTTGAAGTGCTTGGAAAAAGCTAAAGCCAAAGGAAGGCCCACATAACCAAGTCCAACTACGCAGATTTTCTCCTTGCCTTCCAACAGACTTTTAAAGTCAATCACCTTTCATAGATTATACTATAAAAGCATGATAAGGGTTGTCATAGAAGATAAGGTTTACGAGGTTGAGGCAGGCACACCTCTGGGTGAAATATACCAAATGGCTGGTGTAGAGAATGCTGTAGGAGGAAAGGTAAACGGCAAGATATACGACCTGCAGACGCCCATAAGGGAAGATGCCAATATAGTGCCCATATACAAAAGTGATCCCGAAAGCTTGGAGATACTCAGGCACTCTCTGGCTCACATAATGGCACAGGCACTGAAAGAAATTTACGGAAAAGAGAAGGTACACCTTGGTGTGGGTCCTACAACAGAGGAAGGTTTTTATTACGATGTGGAAATAGAAGGGGTTAGACTGAGCGAGGATGACCTTTCAAAAATAGAAGAAAAGATGAGAGAGATAATACAAAGGAACTATCCCATACTCAGGAGGGAGTTAGACAGGGAGGAGGCTATAAAGCTCTTTGAGAAGCTAAGAGAAAAGTACAAGCTGGAAATTATTAAAGGCATAAGCCCTGATGATGTCATATCCGTGTATGAGCAGAACGACTTTGTTGACCTGTGCCGTGGTCCACACTTGCCTACTACAGGTATGGCAGGAGCTTTTAAGCTTACTCACATAAGCGGAGCTTACTGGAGGGGTGATTCTTCCCAGCCTATGCTACAGAGGATTTACGGCATGGCTTTTTGGGATAGCAAGGAGCTGGAAGAGAGGCTCAAATTTTACGAAGAGGCAAAAAAGAGGGACCACAGAAAGCTCGGGAGAGATCTGGAGTTTTTCATCATAGACGAGGATGTGGGTCCTGGTCTTGTACTCTGGCTTCCAAAGGGAGGTATTTACAGGAAGATTTTGGAAGACTACTGGAGGGAGGAGCATCTCAAGAGAGGCTATCAGTTTGTATACACCCCTCACATAGGAAATGCAAAGCTTTGGCAGATAAGCGGGCACCTTGATTATTACAGACCCAACATGTTTTCTTCCATGCAGGTGGATCAAGAGGAGTACTTTGTAAAACCTATGAACTGCCCCTTCCACATAGCCATATACAAAAGCAAGGTAAGGAGCTACAAAGAATTGCCTCTAAAACTTGCAGAGCTTGGAACAGTTTACAGGTACGAAATGTCTGGCGTCCTGCACGGGCTTATGAGGGTTAGAGGCTTTACTCAGGATGATGCTCACATAATATGCACAGAGGAGCAGGTAGAGGATGTGATACACCAAACCCTTGAGTTTGCCATAAGTATGCTAAGAGACTTTGGTTTTGAGGAGTTTAAAGTTTACATTTCCACCAAGCCGGAGGATGCTATAGGATCTCCTGACCAGTGGCAGCTGGCAGAAAACTCTCTTAAAAAAGCTGTTGAGTCTATGGGAATTCCTTACCAGATAGACGAAGGTGGGGGAGCCTTTTATGGTCCTAAGATAGATGTAAAGATAAAGGATGCCATAGGAAGGCTCTGGCAGTGTTCCACCATACAGTTTGACTTTAACCTTCCTGAACGCTTTGATATGGAGTATGTAGGTCCAGATAACAAAAGGCACAGACCTTACATGATACACAGAGCGCTTTTGGGGTCCATAGAGAGATTCACCGGCATACTTTTAGAGCATTACGCAGGTGCATTGCCCGTCTGGCTATCTCCTGTGCAGGTAAGACTCATACCCATAGGAGAAGCTCACATGGATTATACCAAGAAGCTTGAAAACAGACTAAAAGAGGAAGGCCTTAGGGTAGAAGTAGATGACAGGGATGAGAGATTGAGTGCCAAGATAAGGGATGCGGAAGTGCAAAAGATTCCATATGTGATAGTAATAGGCGATAAGGAAGTGAGTCAGGGTAAGATCTCTGTGAGGAGCAAAAAAGAAGGCAACTTAGGTAGCATGTCAGTTGAAGAGTTTATAAAGCATATCAAAGACAAGATAAAGAGCAAAGCACCATGATAAAAATGCCCCTCATATACATTAGCCTGGAGGAAGAAGAGAGGGGTTTTTTGGAGTATGTAAGCACCATTTTGAAAAAACTAAATCTGACGCCGCTTATACTTTACTCAAAGACCCTTCTTTCTGACCCCATAGGCTACATAACTCAAAGGCAAGAGGAACATAGCCTCTATCAGCAAATAAACAAATTTGTGGGAAATTACTTGGACAAGTTTGAAACTTATGTGAGCTTTGAAGGTATAGAGAAGGTGGTAGACAAGCTTATGTGTGATCATGGCGTAGATATGGCTTTCTTCAGATACAAAAAGCAGCTTTTTAGCAAATCTCTGCCGGAAAAGGTTATGAACAGCTTGCAAGAGCTGAAAATGTGGATATACAAAGACGGATGCCCTCCCCAAATTAGCAGTCTGTGTATACCTGTTGATTTTTCCGAAAGAACCTTAAAGCAGTGGAACTTTTTGGAGTATTTGAAGGAGCATTTCTCTTTAAATTTTAGGCTTGTTTATGCCTTAAACGTGGCAAGGCTCAAAAATAAGCTATCCTCAGAGGAGTATCAGAAACTCTTAAAAGACAAAAAAGACGAAGCCGTGCATCTTCTTAAAGAGATGTTTGGGGATAAACAGTTGGAGCTTGACCTCCTTGAGGAGGACCCCTACAACGGTCTTTCTAAGCACATAAACTCGGGAGACTACAACCTCCTTCTTATCAGCAAAAGAGGTAAAGGGATGGCAAAATTTGTAGGAAGCGTATCCCAGCACCTTACGAGGACGGTAAGATGTCCGCTGATTGTCCTTTAAGCCTTTTTGCTAGGGTATTTCTTGCTCCTTTTTGTCCTGCTGTGAAACCGCTCTTTAGAAAACTCTTTAAAGTAAAGGTTCATGGGCTTGAAAACCTTCCAGAAGGTGGCTACATAGTGGCTTCTAACCACAGAAGCCATCTTGACCCGCCCGTTTTAAACTCAGCATTCCCTAAGCATCTTACCTTTATAGCCAAGGAGGAACTTTTTAAGGTACCTGTATTGGGTGCTTTGCTTCCCCACATGGGAGCTATACCTATAAAGAGGGGTGCAGGAGATATAGAAACTCTTGAGCTTTCCCTGGAACTTCTTCACAGAGGATGCAGGCTGTGCATATTCCCAGAGGGAACAAGGGCAAACCCCGGAGAGTTTTTAAAGCCAAAGCTTGGGGTAGGACTGCTGGCTATAAAGAGCGCAAAACCCGTTGTACCCGTTTACATAGAAGGCACAGATTATGTCCTTCCCAGAGGCAAAAAGTTGCCGTCCCTTAGCCACCCTATACGCGTCTACATAGGAAAACCCAAAAGATACGACTTTTTGGAAGATAACCCAAAAGGCTACAGAACCGCCTCCAACCTGATAATGGAAGAGATAAAAAAGCTGAGTTTCAAATCCTAGTAGTGTGCTATACTTATAAAGCCTTATGTCAAAAGCTTTCTCCTTTGA
The DNA window shown above is from Hydrogenobacter thermophilus TK-6 and carries:
- a CDS encoding DUF2227 family putative metal-binding protein yields the protein MALGKSHDAVNLLFLPLPLYFLPKEFYIPFTLGYLIGTFFLSPDLDLKHSKPSRRWRSLKVLWLPYQKSSRHRGMSHVPILGTFLRLMYLNLLVVFLYFVAIGVLYTVSPHLSYPLLSFDLKAFFDHLAKSESSFYFLLGLFLSEVLHMLLDALFTFRRIL
- a CDS encoding nucleotide sugar dehydrogenase — translated: MIDFKSLLEGKEKICVVGLGYVGLPLALAFSKHFKVVGYDKKVSRIDELLSGVDTTGEIKKEDLLKHSVEFTSDERRISEARFIVVAVPTPVDKLKNPDLSFLKEASKTVGRHLSKGSVVVYESTVYPGATEEVCVPILEKESGLKWKRDFFVGYSPERVNPGDKEHTIEKIVKVVAGDTESTLELIASVYGKVIEVGVYRAPDIRTAEAAKVIENIQRDINIALMNELSVIFHKLGIDTKEVLKAASTKWNFLRFEPGLVGGHCIPVDPYYLAHKSLEAGHVPELILAGRRINENMPYYVAYQTVKLLIKSGKRVNSAKVLLMGITFKENVPDIRNSKVYELYKELKEFGMEVYVYDPVANQKEVKEEYGIDLLKDLKAHAPYDCILLAVKHSIFLESFDLSFYKAIMTEPYILVDIKGIYEKDAAIKEGFVYWRL
- the thrS gene encoding threonine--tRNA ligase, whose translation is MIRVVIEDKVYEVEAGTPLGEIYQMAGVENAVGGKVNGKIYDLQTPIREDANIVPIYKSDPESLEILRHSLAHIMAQALKEIYGKEKVHLGVGPTTEEGFYYDVEIEGVRLSEDDLSKIEEKMREIIQRNYPILRRELDREEAIKLFEKLREKYKLEIIKGISPDDVISVYEQNDFVDLCRGPHLPTTGMAGAFKLTHISGAYWRGDSSQPMLQRIYGMAFWDSKELEERLKFYEEAKKRDHRKLGRDLEFFIIDEDVGPGLVLWLPKGGIYRKILEDYWREEHLKRGYQFVYTPHIGNAKLWQISGHLDYYRPNMFSSMQVDQEEYFVKPMNCPFHIAIYKSKVRSYKELPLKLAELGTVYRYEMSGVLHGLMRVRGFTQDDAHIICTEEQVEDVIHQTLEFAISMLRDFGFEEFKVYISTKPEDAIGSPDQWQLAENSLKKAVESMGIPYQIDEGGGAFYGPKIDVKIKDAIGRLWQCSTIQFDFNLPERFDMEYVGPDNKRHRPYMIHRALLGSIERFTGILLEHYAGALPVWLSPVQVRLIPIGEAHMDYTKKLENRLKEEGLRVEVDDRDERLSAKIRDAEVQKIPYVIVIGDKEVSQGKISVRSKKEGNLGSMSVEEFIKHIKDKIKSKAP
- a CDS encoding universal stress protein, whose amino-acid sequence is MIKMPLIYISLEEEERGFLEYVSTILKKLNLTPLILYSKTLLSDPIGYITQRQEEHSLYQQINKFVGNYLDKFETYVSFEGIEKVVDKLMCDHGVDMAFFRYKKQLFSKSLPEKVMNSLQELKMWIYKDGCPPQISSLCIPVDFSERTLKQWNFLEYLKEHFSLNFRLVYALNVARLKNKLSSEEYQKLLKDKKDEAVHLLKEMFGDKQLELDLLEEDPYNGLSKHINSGDYNLLLISKRGKGMAKFVGSVSQHLTRTVRCPLIVL
- a CDS encoding lysophospholipid acyltransferase family protein → MSADCPLSLFARVFLAPFCPAVKPLFRKLFKVKVHGLENLPEGGYIVASNHRSHLDPPVLNSAFPKHLTFIAKEELFKVPVLGALLPHMGAIPIKRGAGDIETLELSLELLHRGCRLCIFPEGTRANPGEFLKPKLGVGLLAIKSAKPVVPVYIEGTDYVLPRGKKLPSLSHPIRVYIGKPKRYDFLEDNPKGYRTASNLIMEEIKKLSFKS